Proteins encoded by one window of Molothrus ater isolate BHLD 08-10-18 breed brown headed cowbird chromosome 12, BPBGC_Mater_1.1, whole genome shotgun sequence:
- the LPCAT2 gene encoding LOW QUALITY PROTEIN: lysophosphatidylcholine acyltransferase 2 (The sequence of the model RefSeq protein was modified relative to this genomic sequence to represent the inferred CDS: inserted 1 base in 1 codon): MAPRVLPLPRQQSFNPPIVLNPFVHPGSLSTGDKLRIALQGIILLPLRLISITFLLLLAWLSASIATFCQPGRGFLPLEGWRRRMVQTTLSGLTRTAYFVMGFQVKVKGKVASLPEAPIFVAAPHSSFFDGIVCALTGMPSIVSRAENLSTPVFGTILRSLQPVVVSRQDHDSRKNTVAEITRRALSRGQWPQILIFPEGTCTNRSCLITFKQGAFIPXSPVQPVLLRYPNKLDTVTWTWQGYSFKELCIMTMCQIFTRIEVEFLPVHVPTEEEKSDPILFANRVRQTMANALNLPITDHTFEDCRLMISAGQLTLPMEAGLVEFTKISKKLNLKWNHVREQLDTFAAIASASKGGRIGIEEFAEYLKLPISDVLKELFLLFDRNGDGTIDFREYVIGLSILCNPANTEETIRMAFELFDMDEDGTITEDEFASIIQSALRLPELDVSVLFKEIDADETGKLSYEEFKNFALKHPEYASLFTTYIDLQRHQLGMFEEHSTEPPALISETTPLARNKVCPEGSEDSSTTSDKKDD, from the exons ATTGCTCTCCAGGGGATTATTTTGCTTCCCCTCCGTCTCATTTCCATCACATTCCTTTTACTGCTAGCTTGGCTGTCTGCGTCAATTGCAACTTTCTGTCAGCCTGGAAGAGGATTTCTGCCACTGGAAGGATGGAGAAG GAGGATGGTCCAGACCACCCTGTCCGGGCTGACTCGCACGGCGTACTTCGTGATGGGATTCCAGGTTAAAGTCAAAGGCAAGGTGGCAAGTCTACCAGAAGCACCAATCTTTGTTGCAGCTCCTCATTCAAGCTTTTTTGATGGCATTGTTTGTGCCCTGACTGGAATGCCATCAATAGTGTCTAGAGCGGAGAATTTGTCAACTCCGGTATTTGGCA CCATTTTGAGATCCCTTCAGCCTGTAGTAGTTTCTCGTCAGGACCATGACTCACGGAAGAACACGGTTGCTGAGATAACCAGGCGGGCACTGTCGAGAGGCCAGTGGCCACAG ATCCTGATTTTCCCAGAAGGCACCTGCACAAACCGATCCTGTCTGATCACATTTAAACAAG GTGCCTTTATTC CGAGTCCTGTCCAACCTGTGTTACTCCGATACCCCAACAAGCTG gaTACTGTGACCTGGACATGGCAGGGCTATTCGTT TAAAGAGCTCTGCATAATGACAATGTGTCAGATCTTCACAAGAATAGAAGTTGAG TTTCTGCCTGTTCATGTTCCTactgaggaagaaaagagtGATCCAATTCTTTTTGCCAACAGAGTCCGACAAACCATGGCAAA tgctttgaATTTGCCAATCACTGATCACACTTTTGAAGATTGCAGACTGATGATTTCAGCAGGACAGTTGACTTTACCCATGGAAGCTGGGCTGGTGGAGTTCACCAAAATTAGCAAGAAACTCAA CCTAAAATGGAATCAtgtcagagagcagctggaTACTTTTGCTGCTATTGCAAGTGCTTCCAAAGGGGGAAGAATTGGAATTGAGGAGTTTGCTGAGTACTTGAAGCTGCCTATTTCAGATGTCCTCAAAGagctttttctactttttgaCAGG AATGGAGATGGCACCATTGACTTCAGAGAGTATGTAATTGGTCTGTCTATCCTTTGTAACCCAGCCAACACAGAGGAGACTATTCGGATGGCATTTGAG CTCTTTGACATGGATGAGGATGGCACTATAACAGAAGATGAGTTTGCTTCTATCATTCAGTCAGCACTGAGGCTGCCTGAGCTTGATGTTTCTGTGCTCTTTAAAGAAATAGATGCAGATGAAACCGGGAAGCTCTCGTATG aGGAGTTCAAGAACTTTGCACTCAAGCATCCAGAATATGCTTCATTGTTTACTACATACATAGATCTACAGAGACACCAGTTAGGTATGTTTGAGGAGCATAGCACTGAGCCACCAGCCCTGATCTCAGAAACAACACCACTTGCAAGAAATAAAGTCTGTCCAGAAGGCAGTGAAGATAGCTCAACTACCTCTGACAAAAAAGATGACTGA
- the CAPNS2 gene encoding calpain small subunit 2: protein MFLAKALLSGGSGGSGSSRGGNLVRGLGGLLTGGGGAGNIGGLVGGLVNLISEAAAQYNPEPPPPPRSHFTNVEAQESDEIRQFRRLFAQLAGDDMEVCATELRDILNKVLSRHQDMRADGFSLDTCRSMVAVMDSDTSGKLGFEEFKYLWNNVKKWQGVYKQYDTDQSGTVGRAQLPSALRAAGFQLNEQLCQVIVRRYGAEDGSMDFNSFISCLVRLDSMFRAFKSLDQDGSGHVRVTIEDWLQLTMYS from the coding sequence ATGTTCCTTGCTAAAGCTTTGCTGAGTGGAGGAAGTGGAGGAAGTGGTAGCAGTCGTGGAGGAAACCTTGTACGTGGCCTTGGAGGGCTCCTGACAGGAGGTGGAGGTGCAGGGAATATTGGAGGACTTGTTGGAGGTCTCGTCAACCTTATAagtgaagcagcagctcagtatAATCCAGAGCCACCTCCACCTCCTCGCAGTCATTTTACAAATGTGGAAGCTCAGGAGAGTGATGAGATCAGACAATTTCGTCGCCTGTTTGCCCAGCTGGCTGGAGATGATATGGAAGTGTGTGCCACCGAGCTAAGGGACATCCTGAACAAAGTCCTCTCCAGACACCAAGACATGAGGGCGGATGGCTTCAGCCTGGACACCTGCCGCAGCATGGTCGCCGTCATGGACAGCGACACGAGCGGGAAGCTGGGCTTTGAGGAGTTCAAGTACCTGTGGAACAACGTCAAGAAGTGGCAAGGTGTGTACAAGCAGTATGACACTGATCAGTCAGGCACTGTTGGGAGAGCCCAGCTGCCCAGCGCCTTGAGGGCTGCGGGGTTCCAGCTGAAcgagcagctgtgccaggtgaTCGTGCGCAGGTACGGCGCCGAGGACGGCAGCATGGACTTCAACAGCTTCATCAGCTGCCTGGTGCGCCTGGACAGCATGTTCAGGGCCTTCAAGTCCCTGGACCAGGATGGAAGTGGCCACGTCAGAGTGACCATTGAAGACTGGCTGCAGCTGACCATGTATTCATGA